A region from the Sandaracinus amylolyticus genome encodes:
- a CDS encoding putative glycoside hydrolase: protein MRRLAALPAALLCIVALVVPAGAQQAPRHDELSERIQQARGLYITAPYVRVNGARGVVRIIRSSAMDAAVLDLKDATGRVNYDSAIPELQEQETRLHGDVRALVQTLHENGIVAIARIVCFNDPVLAHRMPDRAIQDVRAHRRGRTRVWTSWGTGGAWLDPWDTRNHDLVISVAREAEALGFDEIQLDYIRFPVDDGVPYAHYPHEQQDVRRRDMLHAFLGRLDDAVRIPVGVDVFGIQAYWEGDSSGLGQDLSLWTDVVDVYSPMLYLNAMRDWERGTQDRARRLVQIGVQRMRQRLGPRPVIRPFLQAFEQEAEDWGPRFIANQIQGARRGGSDGFLFWHPGSNYGTVQRAMQGIAHSLSPFPIPEDRTRARVGFGG from the coding sequence GTGCGCCGACTCGCAGCCCTCCCCGCCGCGCTCCTCTGCATCGTCGCCCTCGTCGTCCCCGCCGGTGCCCAGCAGGCGCCACGCCACGACGAGCTCTCGGAGCGCATCCAGCAGGCCCGCGGCCTCTACATCACCGCGCCCTACGTGCGCGTGAACGGCGCGCGCGGCGTCGTGCGCATCATCCGCTCGTCGGCGATGGATGCTGCGGTCCTCGACCTCAAGGACGCGACCGGCCGCGTCAACTACGACTCCGCGATCCCCGAGCTCCAGGAGCAGGAGACGCGCCTCCACGGCGACGTGCGCGCGCTCGTGCAGACGCTGCACGAGAACGGCATCGTCGCGATCGCGCGCATCGTCTGCTTCAACGATCCCGTGCTCGCGCATCGCATGCCCGATCGCGCGATCCAGGACGTGCGCGCGCACCGTCGCGGCCGCACGCGCGTGTGGACCTCGTGGGGCACCGGCGGCGCGTGGCTCGACCCGTGGGACACGCGCAACCACGACCTCGTGATCTCGGTGGCGCGCGAGGCCGAGGCGCTCGGCTTCGACGAGATCCAGCTCGACTACATCCGGTTCCCGGTCGACGACGGGGTGCCCTACGCGCACTACCCGCACGAGCAACAGGACGTGCGCCGCCGCGACATGCTGCACGCGTTCCTCGGTCGCCTCGACGACGCCGTTCGCATCCCGGTCGGCGTCGACGTGTTCGGCATCCAGGCGTACTGGGAGGGCGACTCCTCGGGGCTCGGACAGGACCTCTCGCTCTGGACCGACGTCGTCGACGTGTACTCGCCGATGCTCTACCTGAACGCGATGCGCGACTGGGAGCGCGGCACGCAGGATCGCGCGCGCCGCCTCGTGCAGATCGGCGTGCAGCGCATGCGGCAGCGCCTCGGGCCGCGCCCGGTGATCCGGCCGTTCCTGCAGGCATTCGAGCAGGAGGCCGAGGACTGGGGCCCGCGCTTCATCGCGAACCAGATCCAAGGCGCGCGACGTGGTGGCTCGGACGGGTTCCTGTTCTGGCACCCGGGCTCGAACTACGGGACCGTGCAGCGCGCGATGCAGGGCATCGCGCACTCGCTCTCGCCGTTCCCGATCCCCGAAGATCGCACCCGCGCCCGCGTCGGCTTCGGCGGCTGA